The genome window TAGTCCTGTCCCGGCCGCATCCGGTATGCACATGGATCGCGCTCCTCAATTTTTGGAGTACATGCTAACGCAGTTTATAGGCTCCAAGCCCGGTTCACCAGTTCCCGAGGGATCGCCCGCGCCCCGTGGCCCCATTCAAGCTCACGAGATTGTTGACGCCCTTCCTGAGCTCCCTGGCGGTATCAGCATTGGTAACCTTATGAGAAGATTCCAGGGACGCATCGGCGATGGCCCTGGCCAGATGGATCGCAAGGAATGGATCAAGCTTGTCAAGGAGAACTGTGCCTACGGATCCGACAAGATCCTTCGTCGCAGACCTTAGGCGGGAAAGCCAATATTGTAGATTCTGCTAGCGATTGCTCCATCATTAGGATGGAATTCGTCGGCGAAGAGTCCTGCGCCGACGTGTCACCCATAAATGAGTACCTTGGATTATCTCACAAAAGTTGTATAAGTGAAATGAGCACAGCTTGTTTTTCGAGGAGGGCGTACATGGCTCGGGCGAGATTAGTCATCTTTGAAGATTTTCAATGAGAGTCGCAAACGCGAACCAGATATTCTAAGAGGAGAGAAGCACCCGAGCAAACACATCTCAGCCAATAGTAGAAGAGAGACGTCAAGCCAGCAGGACGCCTTTCGAGACCGCAATGAACATGCTCTTTGGTTGTCTTCTACGCTATGAAGTCAAGTTCTTGCTCACCGGACGAAATTATATGTCATTTTTATTTCGAAGTTCAAAATGATGTAGGCTCACATTTGAACCATCACCTTGATTGTGATTGGAACGCAAATATCATGGGATATCTAATGCTTGAATCCATCGCATTCCGGTGTCTTAACCGAACCAAATGTCGACATCCTAGCGCGATCATTCGTCCATCTGCCAGGCGTAGTCGAGCCCCTTATTCCGCTCCCTGCGATTAATCGCCCTAAACCGCTCCCCTTCAAACCCGTTACTCCTGTCGACGCCATCCCACCTGTACCCCGGCTTGATGCCATACCGGTTCGGCGGCGCAGCGCCAGGATACAACGGCCGCCTCTTCCCCTTTTTACCCTTTGCCCctgcaccaccaccgccgcccgTCTTGTCGCTTAAGAACTGCGCCATGGGATCATTCCACCGCTCCTGCTCCTTGAGCTCGTTATTCATCTCCTCGTCGTCCGCCGTCCGCGCAAACGTCATGAGCTTGGCGTCCTCGAGCGCCTCCCTGCGCTTCCGCGCGTTCTCGAGCTGCACGTCGCCCTTGGGCGCCAACCTTGCCTGCCGTTCTTTCTCCTCGGCCTCGAGCGCGAGTTTGCGCGCCTCCGCGCGCTTCATGGAGACGTCGACGCGCCGGCCCGTGGCGTCGCGGTAGACCGTCTCCTCTTCCTTGCCGTGTTTTCGGAGTTTCGCGAACTCGGCTTCTTCGGCTtgctggcggcggcggagctGTGCcgagacggcggcggcggattGCAGGCCTGCGTGTGTGCCGTCGCTCATTTTGACGACGTTGGCGgcggcgtcgtcgtcgtcgcctcCTCCTTCTATGACGGGCATCTCGTCGTCTGCGTTTCGTGCTGCTGCATTTTCTGCTGCTGCCGAGGCGAGGATCGCGTTTGCTGCTGCGGCGCTGTCGTCGTCTTCATTGTTGCCCGCGCCGGCGCCGCCTTGTGATTTCGAGGATGCGGCGACCGTCTTCCAATTTGATTTCTTCGTCTTCCTAAACTCTGCCGAGGTCCCTGATACGAGGGCCGGTCCTGATTCTGCGTCGTCGTCTTGTGCGGTGGAGTTGCCCCATccgttgtcgtcgtcgtctgcgATGATGAGGCCTTGGGTCTCGGTGGGTTGTTTGCGCTTGCGCTTCTTGGTGGGTTTCGGATCTGCTACTAAGTAGTTCTTTGCAAGATATGATGAGAGGTCGGAAGGCATTGTCGGATATGGCCTGTGCAGGCACGGGAAGGTTGGAAATGGGGTTGGTTTTGGGTGGTTTTGGTGGTAATGAGAAGAGCCATGATACTTCAAGATATCACAGGTAAGCTAAGACTGAGGTATCGACGTCGATGCACATCGAAAAGATGCACGGACCTTGATGGACCAGAACCAGAAAAGCAGGGGCCGCGGACCGACAAGGGTCCCCCCACTCTCCCTCGTCCCTTCCACGAATGGACGTGCATGTGACGGGGCGCTAGTTACTTATCGGAGGGTTGAGTGGTCTCTCTCTTGCGCGAACCTGACAATGACGGCTTCTGGCTTGTAATTAGGCCAGCTGCAGTGTACAGCACAACTGTGGCATCGTCGCGGAGCCAGGCTTTGTACGCCATCTTTTTCTCTCCTGCTTCACACTTTCCATGTTTGCTGACCCCTTCTCAAAAGTTTTAGACTGCGCCGAACATTCGTTCATTTCTGCGATCCACCGCCGAGCCCCCTACTAATTACGACGCCAAAAGCCATCCGGCGGAGTTACGAATGCTCCAATACCACCGAACGTCCGATATATAAGCCACTGGCTTCTACTCATCTGACAAGATCAAGGCACAGGGTATCGGTCATTCCCGACTGATACGCCTCACGCAGCCTTGGTCATGCAGTCCCCGGACAATGAGGCCTCGCCAATCGAGTCGCTCCCCGCCATGCCCATGGCCGCCTCGACTGGAAGACCGCCCAAGAGGCAGTCTGTTCCCGAAGGCCACCCGCTGGCACAATCCGAGGTCACGTTACCATACCGAAGATCCAACCCCTCTGTCGCGCCGCTCTTCGCTTCTACTTTGACGCCTCCCGGATCACGCTCAGGGTCTCCTATGGGACGAGGCTCCCCGGCTCGAAGCACAATGTCCGGCTCTGTCTTTGGCGGACCAGCAGCTCGCTCGCTCATCGAGAATGCTTCCGACAGCCCCGGCGATCCGCGTAACTTGATCATGAAAGCCTATGTCCCCCATGTTGCGATTTACGCCTCGCCAGATACCGAGGAGCTCGCGACCGACAAGGGTTTCAAGAACGGATTGTGGGAGCTTCTGCGCCCTTTCGGAGAACAGGTGCAGGGCAAGGTCACCATCAGAGACAGCAACGGTGCGAGTAAATCATGGGAGGACTACTCGGTTCGGTTCACCAAGTTTGGAGACAACATCGAGCACCCTGGTTCGAACGCTTCGCAAGGCACGCAATCTGCGGCGACCAACGGACAAGCCGGATCTGTCTCAAAATCGAAGAGCCACTACGACGACGTTGAAGCGGTGGTGGACAGCCATCTGTCTTACGCTGAAGAGTCATTCCTCAACACCCCGCACCACGGATTGACGAGACAGGGCCTGGACGTGGAGGCTACTTCCCCATACTACTCATTATACCTGCGGAGACTCTTATCGGGCATACCCGTGTCACCTCACGAGACCTTTGCGCATCCAGTGGCCTGCGTGATTGCCATCAGCTCGCGGAGTCCATCACCGATAGAAGATCTACGCAAACTTTACAATGACACGAGCACTGGGGAGAAGAGACTGCCAGTGTGGGTAGACGGAGACTATCTTCGATACTACGTGTTGGTTCACGATGAAGAGCGCGACGACGTCACCCGTTCACTGGCCTTATTCGACCAAATGAAGCGTCATCTCGGCCTACACTGCCATTTGCTGCGGTTGAGAAGCACGCAGAGCGCAGAGACCGATGACGATAGCATACCTCTGCCGCGGAGCGATTGGATGTCGGCAGCCGAAGAACTGAAGGACATCCGAAACAGCGAGGAACGAGAAGACTTTGAGGACCCGACAAGATACATCTTCGAGTCGGATGCCACGGCGATTCGCACCTTTGTGAGAGAGATGGTTACGCAGTCTATCATACCTACCATGGAGCGCCATGTGTCGCTGTGGAACGATCAAGTCGCATCTCGTAGAAGAGGAATTACGGGAAGGTTCATGAATCTGTCGCGGAAATGGGGAGGCTTCGGCAGTAGCTCAAGGAATTCCGTCGTGGGAGGTAGCGGGTCATCAAGCGCTTATGACGCGCTCGGATTCTACCGACCAGACGCTTCAGAAGCCATCATGCGAAAGCTAGCCGACTTCGCCTTCATGCTCCGGGACTGGAAACTAGCGCACTCAACATATGATCTCCTAAGGTCCGACTTTAGCGACGCAAAGGCCTGGAAGTACCACGCGGCAGCCAACGAGATGGCCGCCGCCAGTCTCCTTATCATGCCGCAAAATCTGCCTTCCAAATCCCGCGCCGAAACGATCGACCAGATGTTGGAAGCCGCCTTCTACTCTTACTACACACGTTGCAGCTCCCCTTTTGGGGCACTGAGATCATTGACGCTCGGAATCGAGCTTCTGCGGCTTAGGGGCGGCAGTAGCGTCGACGACGCTGTGAGATGGGGCATCCGCCTCCTCGACTCCAAGATCCTCGGCCCCGTCGGCGATGCTCTCATGAAGGAGCGACTCGCCGTCTGCTACGTCTCAAAACCGGGCGTCGGCTCAGGCTCGTGGGGCCACCGGAAAAGAAAGTCGGCCATGTGGTGTATCCTCGGCGGCGAGGCCTGGGACCTGCAACAGAAGTACATACAGTCCCAGCGGTGTCTCAATGAAGCCTCGCGGATCTACTCGGAGCTTCCGCACGAAAATGGCGTCTCCAAATTCAGCCTTGCCAACGAATTCGTGGCTGGCCTACAGCATCAGCTCGATGAGAAGCTCGACGTGGACGATGGAAATGGAGGCGACGAGTCCCCATCACAAGACGTGGAGGAAGTCCTCGTTGAAGAGAGTGAGACTATGGATTTCAGGTCAAGAAGAACTAGCATGATGGGTCGTGGAGGAGCACCTGTCGCAAGCCTTGAGACTGCGCCGTTGCATGAGGTTGTGTCACCCGTCAAAGAGAAGGGTGACGGATCGGTGCAAGACGAGTTTGGCTAACACGACTTGGATCGGTAGGAGTGGCGGAGGTGCAGCGATGGGCGAATGAAGTGATTAGTAGATGCGTTTACGAAGCGGATTAATAGCATTTACAACCACTGTCGCTGCCTCTTTTCAGTATTGTTATCCTTGCACTGTGATTGTTCATTTTTTTGGTCAGGACGAATTAAGTAGAAGGCAGACAAAGTAAGGCATGCAGCCAGAAGCCATGCCTGCTCCTTCTTCGTTTGATACCCCAAATTCTCATTGAATCCAAGGTATCCGTCTTGAAGCCATCGTTCCTCCCTCTTTGCATTAACTGCCTTACTCGTAGTTAGACCTGGTGCCCAAATTTTGTATAAATGTCGTTTGGTGGCATCTTCTACGCCAAGGTAGTGCTCAGTACGTACCTGCGCTAATCCCCTGCACTTGTCACTGGGGACCCTTGGACCCAGCAATGATCTCACCGGCAACCGATAGGAGAAAGACTGCTGAACCCACGCCGATAAGGCAGCTTCCCCCACTGTCCCGCCAAACCAACTGCTTCTCTCCTACTTCGTTTGAGCTCGATGGGAAGTTTCTAGGCCTTGCGGAGCACGACAGTTCCATTTTGAACCTATTCCTGATTGCCTTTTCTTTTGCTCGTTCGAAGTTTACTTTCTCCCCCTCGTCACTGGGACCTTTTGAGGAGATCCCCCCTCCAGCCGACCCAAGGTCGAAACGCAGCTACATTCGACATTCGACAGAACCTATTGTGAAGTCTCTCGACAGACCCCGACGTCACTCGGCCAATATGGGAGAGCTCGCCGACTTTCTCGTCGAAAGAGACCAAAACTTTCGCAAGTTCGTGTTTCTCTCACTCGCTCACTCATATCATCCCCCAAGCTCCGAGTCCAGCCGTATACTAATGCCTTTGCCTGCGCAGGGCCCGTTTGCCAGCTCTCTACTCCGACTTCCGGCCCCAACGAACCCTGAACCCAGATGGCTTCCAAGCCAACGTCAGCGCCTGGCGCCAAGCCCTCGCTCGCGCAGCGTGGGAAGGCCGCATCGCCTCGCAGCTCTCGGCGCCGAACCTGTTGGTAGTCAACGTCGACGAGCAGCTCGTGCGGTCCCTCGAGAGTAAACAGTTTGGCCGTCCGCTCGCGCTCGGCACCGTCGTCAGGGAGGCCGTCGCCGACAAGGACCTGTACCCGCTCGACGAGTTCACAAAGGCCAAGGAGAGCATCTATGCGGGTAAGACGTGGGCGCAGGTGCCGTGGAGCGTGGTCTCGTGGGCGGCGGGACAGTTGTTTGCAGGCAAGTCTGCCTCGGGCGAGGATAGGGTTCCGCAGGGGCGGTTTGTGGTGTTGAGGAATGTCGAGGCGACGGCGAAGAGCCTTGCGGAGAGGGTTACCTCTGCGGATTCGAGGTTCGACAGGACGTATACGAAGACGCATTTCCAAAAGACATTTGCGGATGCGCTGGTGCAGGATCGGAGGTTATCCGAGACGGACGTGGATATCTTGCTGGTCTTCCTCTCGCGGGACAAGGGGATCGTGGTCTACGACGGAAAGGTTGTCAGGATAAAGGGATCGAGCACGGACGAGGACGAGACGACGATAACGGAGGAGGACGCGGCCGTCTCGTCGCTCAAGGAACTCATCGCCGACATGAAGCAGCAGACGGCCCTCCTCACATCCCGCGTGGACGAGCTCGCGGCAACAGCCAAGGAAGCCGTCGTCAAAAAGAACAAGGTTGCCGCGCTGGCGGCGCTCAAGTCGAAAAAAATGACCGAAGCGTCGCTCGAGAAGCGCTTCGCGACGCTGAACCAGCTCGAGGACGTGGCGGCGAGGATACAAGAGGCGCGGGACAACGTCCAGCTCGTCAGCGTCATGGAGGCCAGCGCGGGCGCGCTCAAGGGGCTCAACGAGAAGGTCGGCGGCGCGGACCGGGTCGGGGACGTGGTGGACCGGTTGCGGGAGCAGATGGGCGAGGTGGACGAGGTGGGCAAGATTATCTCCGAGGCTGGTGCTGCGCCTGTGGTTGATGAGTTCGAGGTGGATGAGGAGCTTGAGGCTATGGAGCGCGAGGAGAGGGAGAAGGTTGAGGCGGCGGAGCGGGAGGAGAGGGAGGCGAGGGAGGAGAGGGAGGCTGAggagacgaggaggaggctcGAGGCCGAGATGGCGGATTTGAAGACGCCTGTTGCGGAGCCTGTTGCGAGGCAGGACGCCAAGTCGCCGACGGGGGAGACGGCGGAGAGTTTGGAGAGGATGGGGCTCgaggagagggagagagagcGGGAGAAGCCGATGCCTGCGCAGTGAAAGGGATGGCTGGCATCATATCACGTCGGGGTCTCGTCACGCATTTGGATTCATGAACCATGGGGTTTAGATCACGGCGTTTCTTTGCTGGGTTTTGTATTGAAGCAAAGTCTGTATATCTCACAGTCGGCAGGGTATAGTAACGAAGAAAGCGCCATGTCATGCAATTACCACGCTGAATGTCACCGCGCCTCCTGACCGCTGGGTATCTGAGGCTCTGAAAAGCCGTCCTGTAGGTAATACGTCGATGCTGGGACCTGCGGTTTGAGTGCCGGATTGTCGACCTGCATCATGGATCCCGGGGGAGCTTCGTCTACGCCGCCTTCTCTGGAGGTATCTCTCGGTTGCTCTGTCAGATCAATCACCGCCGCGTCACTCCTCTCTGAATCCAGCTTGGGAGCACCAGTCTCTGCTGAGGCAGCTCCGCCATCTTCTGACTTTGGAGTAGCTgtctccttttcctcttcttcctcgctCTTCGGCTTGGCCTGCGCTCTGGACTTGCGCGCATTTGCGATTAGATCCTTGAACGAAGTGTCATGCTTTGCCGCCCAGGCCACGCCGTCAAATTCTTTGTCCTTGACCGCGACGCCCGGCTTCACGAACATGGCTGCCTTGGAACCCTGCGTGCGCTCCCACACGTCGAGGTCATGCAGCAGCTCCGTCCTCCGCTTCGGTCGCGCCGAGTCGCAGTTTGCGTTCCACAGCGTCACCCATTCTTTATGTCTCTTTTCTAGTTGGACGCGCCCGCCTGTGACGGAGAGGCCGAGATCCGACATCTTTTTGCGCAGGGCGACGTCTTTGAGCATGGAGTAGGCGAGGGCGGGGAGGCGTTCGGGGGCCGGATGCGATCTGCTGGGGCCGGCGCCGCGGGCGGGTGTGTTTGGTGTCGGGGTACGGCTTGCGCTTGTGCGGGCTTGGGCTGTATGTTGTCGTGGGGGTGGTTTTGAGCCGTCGCAGGTGTCGAGGTGGCGGAAGACTTGGGCTTCCTTCATGCGGGTGCTACATATGGGGCATGGGACCAGACCATCCTCGGGAGCTGGGACCGATATGTGTTAGAAGGGTGGTGAAGTGAAGCGCTTGGTAAAGAAGGGCATTGTCTTACCGAAATCTGCGTCCTCTGACTCGTTGTCCTCCTGTACTTCCTCCATCTCGTCAACCTCATCAACCTCATGTACGGGCGCGGCGGCTGGCTGTCCAGATCTAGTCCTGCTGAGCCTCGCCGAACTCCTAAGGCGCTTGGTCTCTGGCTGCTGGTCGCCGCTTTCCTCAGCCATCCTCCTCTTGGCCACACTGCCGCTGGGTTCTCGCTGGTCGTTCTGGCCCGCCGTCCTAGCAAAGTGTAGCGTATCCTTCCTGGCCTTGACAAACGAGTCGACAACCTCCTCGAGAGACCAATTACTCCTCAGCTTCAACTCTTGGTCCGAAGCCCGACAGAGAGGGCACTTGCCATCGTTGGACAAGGCGCGACGGATGCAGAGGGAGCAAAAGGTATGGCAGCATGATGTGACCATTGGTGTCTTGAAGAAGTCCTTGCAGACCTGGCATCGTAAGGAGGCTTCGACTGCTGAAAGAGCGGGGAGGGGTGTAGAGAGCCAATCTGTTGAGTCTGGGACGTCCTCGAAGTTGTCTGCCATTATGGGCGACTGGACTCGGGGATTCGTGACAGAAGTCAAGCGTGAGTAAGTATCTGTATATTCGGCGGCGATCGGTACTCTCGAGGCACAAGTCGCTTGGAAAAGACTTTGGGTGTCTGAGCTGGCGATTTGAGAAAAGACCTCGAGCAATAGTAACAAGGATGTCCAGAGGCAAAGGCTTCAGAAAGCTTCTGGAGAGGATGGGAAAGTCGCGTCGAGTGGCGCGCTCATTGGGAAAGTGTCAGGGATTTGAAGACCGGGAGGTGTAGAATTAGTGGATAACGTCACCAATCGCACTCTCCTGAATGGCCCCAGCAGGGGGGTGTGCGCAGAAAATCAATTAAGAAGAAATAGTGGGGTCGCGTCTTTGTCTTTGGCCCGACGCGTCTCCTCAGAGCAGGTAGCTCCCTCACCACCTTGTACCTTCTTCACAGGGAATCATCGTGACAACTCCCTGCAAAAGGTGTCGCCTTGTTCTTTGACCAGCTTCAATCATTTCACATTGGGCCACTTTAAGTCTTATCGGGAGAACAATCAGACAACTGCACCATGGAGGAATACAAAAAGTATCTGGCTGACCAGATCCTGAGTGAGGAGAAAATTGTAAGCTACGACATTCCCATGATGGCCGTCAAACTGGTGCTCATAAATATCCCAGGTCACATATCGAAGCCTCAGCCGGGCACTCAAGGTTCATGTTAACACAGCAAAAGGGTCAGTTCAAGGAGCTTCATTCCACTGACTAGTGCAACAGCTGCTGACCTTTTGATAGAATGCTCTATGACTTCCACCGGTCACAGAATGGGATGCGCCCTGGCACAATGCATGCAACCTACCTGATCTATGGAACCCAACCAGCACAACAAAAGGTCCAAGATGATGGCGATGTTGAAATGGCCAGCTCGCCCCCTAATGTCGAAACTTCTGAAGATGTTGTCACCCACTCCATGTCTCTTGTCCCTGGCGACCTCCTGAAGGgtaattagaagtttattatttccACTGTTTTCTCACATTACTGACCTTTCTTAGACACTCTGGCCACTTACGAAGAGGTGACCTCATTCCATATCTACAGTTTGGCGAGGCATCCTACCAGGGTAAGCCTTTGTTCTCCTCCGTGTAGTGACAACCATTGACCAGTGCCCCAGGACTTGCAACTTTTAGCAGACGTTCATCAGCAAATCAAGGAGCAGTCGACGAATGAGAGTGCACCCATGGCAGAGACATACGGTACCATCACCAACCCCAATGTCCGCAAACGCACCCGCCAAGGAAGAGGACCAGTACCTACACCTGCTGCTCCAGCACCGGCGGTCAAGCCTATCAAGAAGGAGGCAGCACCTCCCGCCGTCAAGCCCGCAGCCCTTGACTCCAAGGCAGAGGTACCTGTCAAGCAAGAGACCAAGACGCAAACCACAGAGACACCCACGTCCACGGCGGCAACGAAGAAGGGAGCGGCGCCACCAGCGTTGAAGAAAAGTGGCTCGTCTGGCATTTCGGGCATGTTTGCCAAAGCCGCAGCCAAGGCTGCAAGCAAGCCGAAAGAGGTCCCGAAACCGGCACCCGTCGAGACGCCCGCACTATCTGATGATGGCGAGGATGACGATGAAGACATTCCCGCCGCAAAGGCCCCTGCCAATTCTGGAAGAAAGTCACGAAAGGACCGCGAGGCTGAGCTGAAAATGATGATGGAAGAgagcgaggaagaggaagagcccgaagagaaggaggaggacgagCCGATGGATGAGCCATTGGAGGAGGCTCCCGAGCCAGAAGCGAAACCTGAACCAGCGGAAGTCGTTTCTAGCACAGGCGACGGTCGTCGGCGTGGCAAGCGGAGAGTCatgaagaagaagcagaTCATGGACGATCAGGGCTACCTTGGTAAGTTTGGCAATACTCCCTTAAGTTTCTCAAAGCTAACAACAGTCTACTAGTCACTATCCAGGAACCTGCTTGGGAAGAGTTCTCAGAAGACGAGGCACCCCCGCCGCCCGCAAAGTTGGCCAAGACTTCATCTGCGCCAAGTTCTGGAAGCCAAGCTGCGAAGCCGAAGAAGCCTGCTCCAAAGGGACAGGGCAACATCATGTCCTTCTTTGGCAAGAAATGAATGCCGGGGAAAGATTTTGGGGGCCCATGTCAAGAGGCTTGATGGAGACTTGGCATGAAAGAAAAAGGAGAGAAACGTTGTCTACAAGATAAGCTCTAGAGTTCCACAGTAAAGCAAGCTGTCACATGCAGATATCCGCGATTTGTCCAACGATTTTGTTACCAATGGATCTCTTATTGGCTGTAACTGCGGGCAATTACTGCCTCTAGATCACAGAGGTTGAAATAGCACTGGCGTGACTAGGAGAAACAGCGCCGGCCCGGGAGCGGCACGGACGCCGGAGGTCGCCCCGCGTCACCCCGCAGTGGGCCTGAGTCGTCAAGATGCGACGCTAAAATACGCAACCCCGGTCAGAGCTCCTGCAAGGGACCACAGTGACGCTGCGGCATCCCCCAAAAAACGCAGCGGACACCTGGCTGGCAGGGAGCTCCTCGTCCTATTTTCCGCGTCAACCCAACGTCGCACATTGCTTCGTAACACGATCGCTTTTTTGTTTCTGTTGCTGGACCCTGCCACGATCTCTCTGCACTGCGAAGGGTTTCCTCAGCAATTGATACCCATGCGGACATAGACTCAAATTTTGTTCTCTTTTCCCTCCCGTGCCTCTTCCTGCCAGGCCACATTGCTTTCGCAGCCATGCCCTTACGCACAGTATTTGACCTGCTGCTACCCCTGGGTCTGCTGGTCGGCCAGACCTACGCGGCGCAAGAACCTCTGACTGGCGAGGATCGCGAAGCATGTCCCAACTATGCGCAGTATTCCACATATCCCCAGTGAGTTTGCGACTCTGGCCTTGGCCGTTCCTCTTGAGACCACGAAACAATGCTGAGAATGTGTGTGTGTCGCCAGTAAACCCCTGAGCGAAGGCCCCCTTGGCCTGCCCTACCAACGACCCGATCCACGATGCCGTACTTTCCACTCCGATGCCATTGAGCAGGTCATCAAGGATGTCACATCCAGAATGAAGGACCCCGACCTGGCCAGACTATTCGAGAACGCGTTCCCTTCCACGACAGACACCACTGTCAAGTTCCATACCGATGGGACTGATACCAGATTCGTCGATCTCAAGGGCCGCAGCCTGCGCGACGAGGGCAAATGGGAGGGGCCGCAGTCCTTCATCATTACGGGCGACATCATTGCCGAGTGGCTGCGCGACAGCACCAACCAGCTCTCACCCTACCAGGCGCTGGCCAAGAAAGATCCCGCCATCTTCAAGCTGATCCTGGGCGCCATCAACACGCAGGCCGAGTACGTCATCGAGTCGCCGTACTGCAACGCCTTCCAGCCCCCTCCGATCGCGAACCTGCAGCCGAGCCACAACGGACAGGACGACACGGTACACCCCATCTACGAGCCCTCGTTTGTGTTCGAGTGCAAGTACGAGCTGGATTCGCTGGCGCATTTCCTCGCGCTGGGCAACGACTTTTACGAGCACACCGATTCCAAGGACTTCATGACGGGCAGGTGGTTCATGGCTCTCGAGACGGTGCTCAACGTACTCGAGGAGCAGTCCCGCTCCACGTTCGGCCCGGAGACGGGCCGCTTCCAGAAGAACGAGTACACCTTCCAGCGCAAGACGGACGCGGGCACCGAGACGCTGAACCTCAAGGGCGTCGGTAACCCGCTGAACAACGGCACGGGTCTCGTGAGGTCTGCTTTCCGGCCCAGCGATGACGCCACGATCCTCGGCTTTTTTATTCCGGCGAACGCCATGATGGCCGTGGAGCTGAAGCGCACGTCCGTATTCCTCAAGGCGGCCGGCAAGGACGTCCTCGCGCAGACGGTGGACAAGTGGAGCCAGACAATTGCTGACGGCGTGTGGAATAATGGTGTGGTCAAGCACGCCAAGTACGGAGACGTCTTTGCGTACGAGGTTGACGGGTACGGTTCCTCTATTCTCATGGATGATGCGAATTACCCGTCGCTGCTGGCGCTTCCTCTCATGGGATTCTTGCCTGCGGATGATCAGACGTACAAGAACACCAGGAAGATGCTTTTGGAGAAGACTGGCAACCCTTACTACCTCGAGGGTGCTGCGTTCCACGGAATCGGAGGTGAGTTTTTTCTTGATGCGTTGGAAGTTTTGAAACTCACAACATCCCAGGACCCCACATTGGGCTCTCCAACGCCTGGCCGATGAGTCTTTTGATCCAGGCGCAGACATCCGAGAATGACCAGGAAATCACCGAGTGCCTTGACTTTGTCCTAAACTCTGCCAAGCTCGGTTTGGTTCACGAGAGTGTTGATGTCGGCCGCATTTCTGCTTATACTCGTAAGTCTCGTCGAGCCCGCTTCACCAACTATCATGCTAATCACATAATACAGGAAGCTGGTTCGCATGTAAGACACTAAAATACCTGATTTTGACGACATTGTGAGCTGTGATGCTGACTTTTGATAGGGGCCAACGGCGTCTTTGCCGAGACGATTCTCGACCTGGCTAAGAGGAAGCCTCACTTGATCTTTACTGACGCGAAGCCGTATACCATCTAAATGTGGCATTGACTTTCAGGTATGGCGAGTTGGGTATATAGACGCGACGGTTAATCAGTTGGTCATGACATGGCATGACATGACATGACATGACGTGGGAGGTGGTGACTGGCATCTATGCTGCATCAATAGAGTTATATCCCTTTTCTAAAGATAGTTGCCAGACGATTGAAGACCCGAAGAACAAAGTAGCTGCAGAAAAgcaagagaaaaaaaaaacaagaCCAAGAGTCGGTTTCAACCCTTCTTACTCCAGC of Colletotrichum lupini chromosome 8, complete sequence contains these proteins:
- a CDS encoding TRAPP complex protein TRS85, translating into MQSPDNEASPIESLPAMPMAASTGRPPKRQSVPEGHPLAQSEVTLPYRRSNPSVAPLFASTLTPPGSRSGSPMGRGSPARSTMSGSVFGGPAARSLIENASDSPGDPRNLIMKAYVPHVAIYASPDTEELATDKGFKNGLWELLRPFGEQVQGKVTIRDSNGASKSWEDYSVRFTKFGDNIEHPGSNASQGTQSAATNGQAGSVSKSKSHYDDVEAVVDSHLSYAEESFLNTPHHGLTRQGLDVEATSPYYSLYLRRLLSGIPVSPHETFAHPVACVIAISSRSPSPIEDLRKLYNDTSTGEKRLPVWVDGDYLRYYVLVHDEERDDVTRSLALFDQMKRHLGLHCHLLRLRSTQSAETDDDSIPLPRSDWMSAAEELKDIRNSEEREDFEDPTRYIFESDATAIRTFVREMVTQSIIPTMERHVSLWNDQVASRRRGITGRFMNLSRKWGGFGSSSRNSVVGGSGSSSAYDALGFYRPDASEAIMRKLADFAFMLRDWKLAHSTYDLLRSDFSDAKAWKYHAAANEMAAASLLIMPQNLPSKSRAETIDQMLEAAFYSYYTRCSSPFGALRSLTLGIELLRLRGGSSVDDAVRWGIRLLDSKILGPVGDALMKERLAVCYVSKPGVGSGSWGHRKRKSAMWCILGGEAWDLQQKYIQSQRCLNEASRIYSELPHENGVSKFSLANEFVAGLQHQLDEKLDVDDGNGGDESPSQDVEEVLVEESETMDFRSRRTSMMGRGGAPVASLETAPLHEVVSPVKEKGDGSVQDEFG
- a CDS encoding Snf7 family protein; this encodes MISPATDRRKTAEPTPIRQLPPLSRQTNCFSPTSFELDGKFLGLAEHDSSILNLFLIAFSFARSKFTFSPSSLGPFEEIPPPADPRSKRSYIRHSTEPIVKSLDRPRRHSANMGELADFLVERDQNFRKARLPALYSDFRPQRTLNPDGFQANVSAWRQALARAAWEGRIASQLSAPNLLVVNVDEQLVRSLESKQFGRPLALGTVVREAVADKDLYPLDEFTKAKESIYAGKTWAQVPWSVVSWAAGQLFAGKSASGEDRVPQGRFVVLRNVEATAKSLAERVTSADSRFDRTYTKTHFQKTFADALVQDRRLSETDVDILLVFLSRDKGIVVYDGKVVRIKGSSTDEDETTITEEDAAVSSLKELIADMKQQTALLTSRVDELAATAKEAVVKKNKVAALAALKSKKMTEASLEKRFATLNQLEDVAARIQEARDNVQLVSVMEASAGALKGLNEKVGGADRVGDVVDRLREQMGEVDEVGKIISEAGAAPVVDEFEVDEELEAMEREEREKVEAAEREEREAREEREAEETRRRLEAEMADLKTPVAEPVARQDAKSPTGETAESLERMGLEEREREREKPMPAQ
- a CDS encoding DNA repair protein rad18, coding for MADNFEDVPDSTDWLSTPLPALSAVEASLRCQVCKDFFKTPMVTSCCHTFCSLCIRRALSNDGKCPLCRASDQELKLRSNWSLEEVVDSFVKARKDTLHFARTAGQNDQREPSGSVAKRRMAEESGDQQPETKRLRSSARLSRTRSGQPAAAPVHEVDEVDEMEEVQEDNESEDADFAPEDGLVPCPICSTRMKEAQVFRHLDTCDGSKPPPRQHTAQARTSASRTPTPNTPARGAGPSRSHPAPERLPALAYSMLKDVALRKKMSDLGLSVTGGRVQLEKRHKEWVTLWNANCDSARPKRRTELLHDLDVWERTQGSKAAMFVKPGVAVKDKEFDGVAWAAKHDTSFKDLIANARKSRAQAKPKSEEEEEKETATPKSEDGGAASAETGAPKLDSERSDAAVIDLTEQPRDTSREGGVDEAPPGSMMQVDNPALKPQVPASTYYLQDGFSEPQIPSGQEAR